The nucleotide window TGCCTGCAGAAGAAGCAGAGGAAGCTGATGCGTGAGTTGGCATGTCGCACAAATACGACTTCATGACAAGACACCCGAACGAGCGAGTGCCCGCTTTCTGTCTTCGAGCGTGCCTCCTTATCACTCAAGTCAGTCAGTCTCGCGCTCGAGATATTCGTCCATTTTCTCAGCCCGCTCCAAACCGCAATCAGTCCGACTTGAATCGGCATCAAAATGTCATCCCAGGCAAATTTTCACGCTGCAGAAAAGTTTGATTGCGTTTCAAGAGGTTGCGTGCTTGGAAAGTGCTTGCATGGGATGGGAGATGACGGAAGTTGACCTGATTTGTTTtcccactgatctgtatatatgactggatatccgataggccaagatttttgaggtggagaggccgccatattgctcctcccaacaaACGTTTTTCGTCATACCATCCGATACATTGACAGGAtcgaacatttgagacagtacttattagtcgaaacagcatcatttatcatgttttaaatgtattaaacaagaggactttggACATTTGACAACTTGACTTAAATGCATGTAGAAATTGGCTCCTGACTCTCCACCATGGGCAACAGTTCTAGAAAGTTGCCCCGCGGCTCTGGAATGCCCTTccagaagtttaaaaaaaaaataaaaaaataaaaaataaaaggccttaagACCTTTCTTTTAAAAATAGCCTATTAGGTttggattgttgttttttttttttttgctaatttgctgggtttttaactgttttatttactgtggtttgttttaacttacatctgtagcactttgagatttctttgaaatataaagtgcattacaaattaaatgtgtttttattattatgatgataaattatatgcttaataatgTTTAGTACTTGTATAgaaacttgtattttttatgaaagaataactataatgaaaaaaatgcctctgccaaatctaatattggggtctaaggaactgagccatAAAAGtcaaagggggtcttcaaagcagcacatactgtccactggttcatttattttttattttttaatttattaaaaaaaatagtggccacCACTGCATTCACCCACCGACCATCTACTATGTGCCtacaagctgtatatgtctcaacTTTACGTATAGCGTCTAGTTGATACAGTAGTTTGCTCACGAAGTGGGAgtcgcaagatggccgcccagtGACTtgaacggcttgcacgggcgtgcaTGGGCTCGCGGCTATCCAGTGATGTATACAGGTCACTGAGGTCAGTGTGTTTTCCTGACTGTTAGAAGTTGAATCAAGTGCCGCCTGCATGGGTCGACTTCTCCCGACTTTTCTCATTTCATCAATTGTTTTGATTAGAAAATCATCAAACTGTTTGATTTGTTGAGCAGCGACCGTGCACCTTTGTGTTCTCTGACATTTTCGTCATGCTTTCTTGTTGCTGGCGCAAACCGTCGTCATTGGCGACGAGTGTGTCATTCACTTACACGCGCGTGCGCTAAATTTGAAAATGGTCCGTGAAAAAGCAAAAGAATCCATTCTTTGCTATCGATATCATCAGCGATACTCAGTTTAGGATCGATTGCTTCCATACATGAAGCAACGGGAACGGCCCGAACGTTGGTTCCAATCCATGTGGCAACACTTTCAACCCACAACGAATCAAACTTTGACATTTGTGCAACGAGTGGATGGACTGTCAACTGATTGCTTTGGTCTGGACAGTCAGACCTCGTGTTACGACTCTTCTGTTGAGCTGAAACGCCCACGTTGTAAAAAAGCTAACCCGATAAGCGTCACAAGTATAAGCATTTTGGATTTATGTGGcctgaggacatttttttatttatttattataaattattactaattaattaatattttttattttataattagaatttattttatttataattaatggttattaattatttatttttattttttgggacttATATGTACTGAGgacatttttgaattgaattaaattgaaaataaacgTGAGTCATTTGCCCACAACCGTTTACGAGAGGCGTCAAGGGGTGGAGCTTGTCGATGtgcccatttttaaaaaaatcccacCCACTTTTAATACTTGGCTTTGCTGTGCGTCCGTCACAGGCGCAGGCGAGAGTCTGGGACGAACGGACGTGTCCATCAAGCAAggcggcggccatgttggcaatcatccttttgtttttctttcctttccaGAGAAGCAAGCTGGAGGCGGGGCCTCGGGAGGCGGGGCTAGTCGCTTGAGTGGCAGCTCGTCTTCCTCGTCTGACGACAGCTCATCGACGGGAACGTCCTCTTCCTCGGACACAGACTgaacacatgcgcacacacccTGGACttgttacacacacacacacgtatataaatatataaatatatacactcaagtacacacacatacacacacaacctGATGTATGTACATAAGCTGAGCTGTTTTTTTAGcatctagttttttttgtttgtttttttaattttgtggagGAAAAGAACAAGTGGacatgttttgacttttgtgtgTCAAATTTTCCCTCACAGGAATCGAACACACGTCAGAGTGTTTTCCTCGACAGACGTTACTGGCCAATAAAAATCCTTGTGATGCCACATGGCCCCACCCCTTCCAAACAAACACTACATGGCTCACTTCCTGTCGGGAGCacccccgccaaaaaaaaagaaaaaaagaaggaaggtTTTAATCTCTGAAATGTTCTCTTCTTAATCCCATTTTAGCCCCGCCCCCCCAGCCGTCATCATCACTCGTTTGGTGGGGCGGGCGCGCACACGCGACTTTTGTTTTGAGTTGCTCCAGCAgttgatttttgtattttactaagaaaaaaggCAAAAAGCGTGATTTGATGTGTTTGCATGCACTCCGTCGGGCCGTCCGTACGTCAGTCAGCACTGTATAGTAGCTTCCTGTATAGTCGCTTCTCTCTTCTTCAACTAGCTTCCTGTGTAGTGGCCGCGTGTGCTCGCATGCCTCGCGGTAGCTAACACACGAGAagccaaaagaagaaaaaaaaaatggtttggtgTAATTACTGATATGGGATCCTTATTTTCTGACTTCCTTTCTTTTCATAAATAAACACGTCAAGTGACCTTGGCCTGGCTGACTCCGCCCTCATTGGCCCGCTGCTGGtgctagcacgctaatgctacgCTAAGTTAGCTTTGGAGGACACCCAATCGGTTGAAATGTTGCTGAATATCGAGCGTACGAGGACACTTTTGAGCGTTTGCCGCGTGCGTGTGGGCAAGAAGGCACTTTTGAGATGTTTATTGGCGACGTCGTTGCACTTTCTCACCTTGCAATTCCCTCAACGCGCTTTGACAACTCGTTCAACCGGCCGATGATGACGACAGCAGCAACTGGCGGTTCAGTATCTCGCTCAAGGATACTCCCGTGTGGTCACAAGTACAGCACGGGGtccaacccacaacctctgagaGGCCACCACTCCCAATGAGCCACGCCACCCCCAATATTGAAGGTCGACAAATGCAAAATGACAACACTggcaagtagggatgtaatgataacagcaatatagtgatatcgtgatatggaaactgccacaatatcgtcatcatgttgcgatattaaaagcagcacatggcttaaaaaaaaaggttaatttccatttgtgcagatgtagcaccctctggttggCTAGTTTTACATGCAGTTCATAGGGCATGTTTTGGCTCTTCTATGATTGAAATTCACACGAATGGTAAtgtttgtgaagcgagtcaaaatgtgaacaaactcattgtgtgcttgcattagtgcCTCAATTATATAAATTTTTCTATGTAACATATTTTCAATttcttaaaggggctgtctgccggtttcactcaggaaaatgcacttttttaaaacaggatttaaacaaacaaactacttctcaatttatagatatgggcttttaaTAACGCATGGGGGGGGATTTTGTCCGAAACCCGCacaccccagcctgtattttgccattgtgtgttttgtaaacagcgggccgtttctgtggaaagacagtgtttcccttcagccaatcgcagagcggggggtggcttGTCGCAAACGGAGCGGGGCGAACGTGTCacctgtgtgacgtcactcccgcggcaatttgaaagcacgcacggattttttttttcactcactaattcacacatgtaagcttctgtgagtgagtgagtgagtgagtggaaaaaaaaaatccgcccggccccgtttgcgaacCCCCCCCCCGGGAAAATGAAGTGGCCGTTGGTGCCTTTAGGAGAGCCAACGGGCTGCTGTTTcacattttgcctttttttttcttcttcttttctcccTTCCCCCATCCCAAAGAGAGCGAGCAGCCCATTAATCCGTTTCCAATGTTGTCAAATGTCAAGTGAGGCGATCCACATGTACCTACAAAAGTGAGACATTAAGGTAAGCAACTTGTAAAATTTGGAGGTGGCGCATCAGCAAACAGCCACTGGCTGGTGGTACATCCCTTCTATGGCCATccatacaaaatattaaaacaagaaACGTCATTGCGCTTGTCAGAatagagcaaaaaaataaataaattgttcatGCCAAcaccagagatttttttttttttgtttagctttCAAAATGCAATTCAAACATGCTTCAAGTTAAAATCGAGTATTAGCAAAAGGCACTCACAACCCTCACTCAGTAAAGTGCTTGAAACAAGTTCCTTGCTGCAGGTTTTTCAAAGCATCTTTGGATTTCCAAAAAAGGCAGCAATCAAAAAGAGGCAGTTGCACGAAATAGAATAAACAAGTATCAATCCAAATGatggaacaaaaacacaacaaatgatGGAAGTGCAGGTGATGACAGGGAGAAACTACAAAATGAGTCACTTATCACTTATTTGCTTTCCATGTTTTATTTGACTGGGTTCAAAACCAACTCAGTTTGTGCAATATTTGTACAGAACAAACCAGATTTTCATAACAGTGACCCAAGTTACCGGCTCGCTTCAATTCTCCAAAGAGTGTATGATACTGTAATGGTAGCCCAAGTTTTCAATATGGACAACTTTGTCAAATGGAGGTCACGTGTAAAGAAGACCTGTCAGCAATCCAAATCCATATTCTTTCAGCTAGCAAAAACATCAATTAGGAGCTAACGCTCAGTCCAAATTAAGTCTTGAGTGCCCCAAAAGAGGCAAATCGATAATAACTGCTGGATTTTCAAGGGAAACGATTCGAGTCCGACAAATCGGTCTCGACTCGACTCACGCTTACATGAGCGTGCAGACTCTGGAGCGTCCGTGCAGCTCGTCCAGGCGGCTCTTGTCGGGGACCACCACGGCGCTATTGCCGTAGTTGCTGTACCAGGCCGACTGGCTGCGGCTCAGGTAGGTGGATGGAGCCgcttgttgctgctgctggtgctgctgctgctgctgctggcgcCACACCAGCCACGACGTGTCCTCGTAGCGCAGGCGCACGAACGACTCAGACAGGGCTTTGGCGGCCAGCGGGGCGCGGGCGCTGGCGGCGGCCGGGGTCGGGGCCGCCTCTAGCGCGGGGCCACTGGAGGACGACA belongs to Festucalex cinctus isolate MCC-2025b chromosome 5, RoL_Fcin_1.0, whole genome shotgun sequence and includes:
- the brd3os gene encoding uncharacterized protein BRD3OS, with the protein product MSSSSGPALEAAPTPAAASARAPLAAKALSESFVRLRYEDTSWLVWRQQQQQQHQQQQQAAPSTYLSRSQSAWYSNYGNSAVVVPDKSRLDELHGRSRVCTLM